In Sutterella faecalis, a genomic segment contains:
- a CDS encoding co-chaperone GroES, whose product MQIRPLHDRVIIKRLEAETTTAFGIVIPDTAGEKPDQGEVIAVGPGKRDEAGRIITPDVKVGDRVLFGKYSGQTVKVDGEELLVMREEDIMGVLE is encoded by the coding sequence ATGCAGATTCGTCCTTTGCATGACCGCGTCATCATCAAGCGCCTTGAGGCCGAAACGACGACCGCCTTCGGCATCGTCATTCCGGACACGGCCGGCGAGAAGCCCGATCAGGGTGAAGTGATCGCCGTCGGTCCCGGCAAGCGCGACGAAGCCGGCCGCATCATCACTCCGGATGTGAAGGTGGGCGACCGCGTCCTCTTCGGCAAGTACTCCGGCCAGACCGTGAAGGTCGACGGCGAAGAGCTCCTCGTCATGCGCGAGGAAGACATCATGGGCGTTCTTGAATAA
- a CDS encoding D-alanyl-D-alanine carboxypeptidase/D-alanyl-D-alanine-endopeptidase produces the protein MPAFSESGSGTLTPAMAEAAAGASAHGGEKENDAAAPEANDEGAASRNRASGREGLPTPRGSFTQLPEKLALAAKRLRVNPAGITISVVPVENPGKPLLSWRADAMEPPASAAKLVTTLAALEVLGSSYRWRTNFYVKEMPDKKGVLKGGLYIRGGGDPALVLEDFALEVDRLAQKGVRRIDGNIVIDRSHFNIPKVDPGAFDGRRSRPYNLQPDAALLNYRNLSFEITPDVKAGVARLVVFPPLAGVSYPKTIRLGKGGCGDWKSAIAFKVNDLGKGKKRVLFNGRYPSACGVKTFNVIAFEADEYFERLFRALWEKDGRTWRGKVVSGKVPEDGKLFLSRLSPTLGEITALTNKWSNNPMARHIFLTLGAARVNEELEEKASEEKAAPKAAGASKAEGKSQEEKRLEFPRGATLADARAALADWMAGRGIPASEIIIDNGSGLSRTSRVSARAMTALLAAGWNGPYMPEYLASLPITGRDGTMVRRKVALEEGRIKTGYLEDVRSIGGYVHALDGKRYAVYASVTGAKNVPGGIKFLDAVIDWVYAAE, from the coding sequence GTGCCTGCTTTTTCTGAGTCCGGAAGCGGGACGCTCACGCCCGCCATGGCGGAGGCGGCCGCCGGAGCTTCTGCGCATGGCGGGGAGAAGGAAAATGATGCGGCAGCTCCGGAAGCGAACGATGAAGGTGCGGCTTCCCGGAATCGCGCGTCCGGGAGAGAGGGTCTGCCGACCCCCCGGGGATCCTTTACGCAGCTCCCGGAAAAGCTCGCTCTAGCCGCAAAGCGCCTCAGGGTCAATCCGGCAGGCATAACGATTTCCGTGGTGCCGGTGGAGAATCCTGGGAAGCCGCTCCTCAGCTGGCGTGCTGACGCGATGGAGCCTCCTGCATCCGCGGCGAAGCTCGTGACGACACTTGCCGCGCTCGAGGTGCTGGGGTCGAGCTACCGCTGGCGCACGAACTTCTACGTGAAGGAGATGCCCGATAAAAAGGGAGTGCTCAAAGGCGGCCTTTACATCCGCGGCGGCGGCGACCCGGCGCTGGTGCTTGAGGACTTTGCGCTTGAAGTCGATCGGCTCGCGCAGAAAGGCGTCCGGCGCATCGACGGCAACATCGTCATCGACCGCTCGCACTTCAATATTCCGAAGGTGGACCCGGGAGCCTTCGACGGCAGGCGTTCGCGTCCCTACAACCTGCAGCCTGATGCGGCGCTTCTCAACTACCGCAATCTGAGCTTTGAAATTACGCCTGACGTAAAGGCGGGCGTTGCGCGCCTGGTCGTCTTTCCGCCGCTCGCCGGCGTTTCCTATCCGAAGACCATTCGGCTCGGGAAAGGCGGCTGCGGCGACTGGAAGTCGGCCATCGCCTTTAAGGTGAATGATCTTGGGAAGGGAAAAAAGCGCGTTCTCTTCAACGGCCGCTATCCGTCCGCCTGCGGCGTGAAGACCTTCAATGTGATTGCTTTTGAAGCGGACGAATACTTTGAGCGGCTTTTCCGTGCGCTTTGGGAAAAGGACGGCAGAACCTGGCGGGGGAAGGTTGTGTCGGGAAAAGTCCCGGAGGACGGAAAGCTCTTTCTCTCGCGCCTTTCGCCCACGCTCGGCGAAATTACGGCGCTCACCAACAAATGGTCCAATAACCCCATGGCGCGTCATATTTTCCTCACGCTGGGTGCTGCGCGCGTGAACGAGGAGCTTGAGGAGAAGGCGTCTGAGGAAAAAGCGGCGCCGAAGGCCGCGGGTGCCTCAAAAGCCGAGGGGAAGTCCCAGGAAGAGAAGCGGCTTGAATTCCCGCGCGGCGCAACGCTCGCGGATGCGCGCGCAGCGCTTGCCGACTGGATGGCAGGCCGCGGAATTCCGGCTTCGGAGATCATCATTGACAATGGCTCCGGCCTCTCGCGAACGAGCCGCGTGTCGGCGCGGGCAATGACAGCGCTCCTCGCTGCCGGCTGGAACGGTCCCTACATGCCTGAATATCTCGCCTCGCTTCCCATTACGGGCAGAGACGGCACGATGGTGCGCCGCAAGGTGGCGCTCGAAGAAGGCCGCATCAAGACGGGGTACCTCGAAGACGTCCGCAGCATCGGGGGCTATGTGCATGCGCTTGACGGCAAACGCTATGCGGTTTACGCAAGCGTGACGGGCGCGAAGAATGTCCCGGGCGGCATCAAGTTTCTCGATGCCGTGATCGACTGGGTTTACGCCGCAGAGTAA
- a CDS encoding protein-disulfide reductase DsbD family protein — translation MLHPATILKRAIKTIAAGLVCAAGLSAHAAASDGWINAIDAAKGSGKQTPHVMVDLVSAKTALTPQAVNQLAVRFTHEEGWHTYWRMPGDAGLPPEFTFTLPGDLKATDPLFPLPARTITSGLTSFGYGGTTLFPFRVEVPRGAYGNATLKLHVEYLACREMCVPESADVSLRLPIDVSGKDTPEAADIAGALSKVPETVANDGSVTASIEANRLMISVAGNAAVQKSLDFFPLDKNVVKLSDPPESAPGENGTQRLWLTATDKFAGKPAEAISGVLVADGGPQNGGWAVETRIPLKAEAVPLPPADVRTISAAGNAGEANQNAGSSLSFTAWSALLSAFLGGLILNLMPCVFPVLSLKLLDLVKGAKSSANLMGHGAAFTGGVLATMLALSGLLLALRGAGHALGWGFQLQSAWVVAGLILLFTAITFNLLGFYEFTFGSRIADAESVRKAPKTGLTASFLTGVLAVLVASPCTAPFMGAALGYALTQPAIEALLIFLALGFGMAAPWLILCLFPAWAKRLPKPGPWMDTFRRIMAIPMALAVLWLCWVLSHQTDYRGVLLILCGMGALGVFCWLLGRRQWGRASSTPIMGIMLVIAVASAAIAGSSLFERTTAESRADSGWAPWSEKAVEAALAEGRPVFVDFTAAWCITCQANKLAALDREEVLDRMNALGYVKLEGDWTNRNAEIAAVLSKFGRSGVPLYLIYRPNGEVKVLPELLTPGIVLEALEGK, via the coding sequence ATGCTTCATCCTGCCACCATCCTCAAGCGGGCCATCAAGACAATCGCCGCAGGTCTCGTCTGCGCCGCGGGTTTGAGCGCCCACGCCGCCGCTTCCGACGGCTGGATCAATGCCATTGATGCCGCCAAAGGGAGCGGGAAGCAGACGCCTCACGTCATGGTGGACCTTGTCTCCGCCAAAACGGCGCTGACGCCCCAGGCCGTCAATCAGCTGGCGGTCCGCTTCACGCATGAGGAAGGCTGGCACACCTACTGGCGGATGCCGGGGGATGCCGGGCTGCCGCCCGAATTCACCTTTACGCTGCCCGGGGATCTCAAGGCAACGGATCCGCTCTTTCCGCTCCCTGCGCGCACCATTACCTCGGGCCTCACGAGCTTCGGCTACGGCGGAACGACCCTCTTTCCCTTCCGCGTTGAGGTGCCCCGCGGCGCTTACGGGAACGCCACCCTAAAGCTTCACGTCGAATATCTCGCCTGCCGCGAAATGTGCGTTCCGGAGTCGGCGGACGTTTCGCTCCGCCTCCCCATTGACGTCTCGGGAAAAGACACGCCTGAAGCGGCAGACATTGCGGGAGCCCTCTCAAAGGTGCCCGAGACCGTCGCCAACGACGGCAGCGTCACGGCCTCCATTGAAGCGAACCGCCTCATGATTTCGGTAGCGGGGAACGCTGCCGTTCAGAAGAGCCTCGACTTCTTCCCGCTCGACAAGAACGTGGTGAAGCTCTCCGACCCGCCCGAATCCGCCCCCGGCGAAAACGGCACGCAGCGCCTCTGGCTCACGGCAACGGATAAATTTGCCGGCAAGCCCGCCGAAGCCATCTCGGGCGTTCTCGTCGCGGACGGCGGCCCTCAGAATGGCGGCTGGGCAGTTGAAACGCGCATTCCCCTCAAGGCGGAAGCCGTGCCGCTCCCGCCCGCAGACGTGCGCACGATTTCTGCCGCGGGCAATGCGGGAGAAGCGAATCAGAACGCCGGTTCATCGCTTTCCTTTACGGCCTGGTCGGCGCTTCTTTCTGCGTTCCTCGGCGGCCTCATCCTCAACCTGATGCCCTGCGTCTTCCCGGTGCTTTCGCTGAAGCTCCTCGACCTCGTGAAGGGAGCAAAGTCGTCCGCGAACCTGATGGGGCACGGCGCAGCCTTCACGGGCGGCGTACTCGCGACGATGCTCGCGCTCTCAGGCCTTCTTCTGGCGCTGAGAGGCGCGGGACACGCCCTCGGCTGGGGCTTTCAGCTTCAGTCCGCCTGGGTGGTGGCCGGACTCATTCTGCTCTTCACCGCGATTACCTTTAATCTCCTCGGCTTCTATGAATTCACTTTCGGAAGCCGGATTGCCGACGCCGAAAGCGTGAGGAAAGCGCCTAAAACGGGTCTTACGGCGTCCTTCCTTACGGGCGTCCTTGCCGTTCTCGTCGCGAGCCCCTGCACCGCGCCCTTCATGGGCGCCGCGCTCGGCTACGCCCTGACGCAGCCCGCCATTGAGGCGCTTCTCATCTTCCTCGCGCTCGGCTTCGGCATGGCCGCGCCCTGGCTCATCCTCTGCCTCTTCCCCGCGTGGGCCAAACGGCTCCCGAAGCCCGGTCCCTGGATGGACACCTTCCGCCGGATCATGGCGATTCCGATGGCGCTCGCCGTCCTCTGGCTCTGCTGGGTGCTTTCGCACCAGACGGACTACCGCGGCGTGCTGCTGATTCTCTGCGGCATGGGCGCGCTCGGCGTCTTCTGCTGGCTTCTCGGCCGTCGTCAGTGGGGCCGCGCTTCCTCAACGCCCATCATGGGCATCATGCTCGTCATTGCGGTGGCCTCTGCCGCCATCGCCGGCAGCTCCCTCTTCGAGCGGACGACGGCAGAATCCCGCGCAGACTCCGGCTGGGCTCCGTGGAGCGAAAAAGCGGTTGAAGCCGCGCTTGCCGAAGGCCGCCCCGTCTTTGTGGACTTCACCGCCGCCTGGTGCATCACCTGCCAGGCCAACAAGCTCGCAGCGCTCGACCGCGAGGAAGTGCTCGATCGCATGAATGCGCTCGGCTACGTGAAGCTCGAGGGCGACTGGACGAACCGCAACGCTGAAATTGCTGCGGTGCTCTCAAAATTCGGCAGAAGCGGCGTTCCGCTTTATCTCATCTACCGCCCGAACGGCGAGGTGAAGGTGCTCCCCGAGCTTCTCACGCCCGGCATCGTGCTCGAGGCCCTTGAGGGGAAATAG
- the hemL gene encoding glutamate-1-semialdehyde 2,1-aminomutase, whose protein sequence is MDRNQALLERAQKVIPGGVNSPVRAFRSVGGAPRFIERAKGPYMWDVEEKRFTDYVCSWGPMILGHNDPDVVEAVHAAVDRGLSFGAATRAEVEIAEEITRLIPSMEEVRLVSSGTEAGMSAIRLARGFTGRNRIIKFEGCYHGHSDALLVKAGSGLLTFGNPSSAGVPASVTEHTLVLEYNNPEQLEDAFRKYGDEIACVIVEAFAGNMNLVRGSQEFIDTMRRLCTEHGALLIVDEVMTGFRVALKGAQSLFNVTPDITMLGKVIGGGMPVAAFGGRADIMQKIAPCGPVYQAGTLSGNPVAVACGMATLKKIQAPGFYDRLGAQTSRLVKGLAAAAKDAGVPFSADSVGGMFGIYFLPERPHGFADVMKADQHAFNTFFHGMLDRGCYFAPSTFEAGFVSIAHTDEVIDSTIAAAREVFASMAK, encoded by the coding sequence ATGGACCGCAATCAGGCGCTCCTCGAGCGCGCACAGAAAGTCATCCCCGGCGGCGTCAACTCGCCCGTCCGCGCCTTCCGTTCAGTGGGCGGCGCCCCGCGCTTCATCGAGCGCGCCAAGGGCCCCTACATGTGGGACGTTGAAGAAAAGCGCTTTACCGACTATGTGTGCTCCTGGGGCCCGATGATTCTCGGCCACAACGATCCGGATGTCGTTGAAGCCGTCCATGCCGCGGTCGACCGCGGTCTTTCCTTCGGCGCCGCCACGCGCGCCGAGGTTGAAATCGCCGAAGAGATCACGCGCCTCATTCCCTCAATGGAAGAAGTGCGCCTCGTGAGCTCCGGCACGGAAGCGGGCATGTCCGCCATTCGTCTTGCACGCGGCTTCACGGGCCGCAACCGCATCATCAAGTTCGAGGGCTGCTACCACGGCCACTCCGATGCGCTTCTCGTGAAGGCGGGCTCCGGGCTCCTCACCTTCGGCAATCCCTCGTCCGCGGGCGTTCCGGCCTCCGTCACCGAACACACGCTTGTGCTCGAATACAACAATCCCGAGCAGCTCGAGGACGCCTTCCGCAAGTACGGCGACGAAATCGCCTGCGTGATCGTGGAAGCCTTTGCCGGCAACATGAATCTCGTGCGCGGCAGCCAGGAATTCATCGACACGATGCGCCGCCTCTGCACCGAACACGGGGCGCTCCTCATCGTCGACGAAGTGATGACGGGCTTCCGCGTTGCCCTGAAGGGCGCGCAGTCGCTCTTCAACGTCACCCCCGACATCACCATGCTCGGCAAGGTGATCGGCGGCGGCATGCCGGTCGCCGCCTTCGGCGGACGCGCCGACATCATGCAGAAGATCGCCCCCTGCGGCCCGGTCTATCAGGCGGGCACGCTCTCGGGCAACCCCGTCGCCGTTGCCTGCGGCATGGCGACCCTGAAGAAGATTCAGGCTCCGGGCTTCTACGATCGCCTCGGCGCCCAGACCTCGCGCCTCGTGAAGGGCCTCGCCGCCGCGGCGAAGGATGCGGGCGTTCCGTTCTCGGCGGACTCCGTGGGCGGCATGTTCGGCATCTACTTCCTCCCCGAGCGTCCGCATGGATTTGCCGACGTGATGAAGGCCGATCAGCACGCCTTCAACACGTTCTTCCACGGCATGCTCGATCGCGGCTGCTACTTTGCGCCGTCGACCTTCGAAGCGGGCTTTGTGTCGATCGCGCACACCGACGAAGTGATCGATTCGACCATCGCCGCTGCCCGGGAGGTCTTCGCCTCCATGGCGAAGTAA
- a CDS encoding outer membrane beta-barrel protein has protein sequence MLRRSSLRIALASLAFAAALPAHAGFWSSLIDTTPAGLARSSDDRPGDWASFWSDTRAGAEKIMSDGNSVWILPTYTNHPRWDWPQRSEENGWPMGMGLARGIIDEKGNERMLYLITFVDSNYRPEPMAGYTWVARWPLGNSGFHVGAGYLAGLTMRGDYMWAPVPLPLPLAKVGTDTVSFYGTWIPVTNVFFFFSTITLDDAKGRKMPLSPESPWVKTPNLLYGSWGWQYTDNGEKYSPSRVASDTVWNAGLRRYSGRSWQTDLKYSRSSHEVTRADGPGKNDLRIESYTLTLAYNMDWTKTFRLFAGAGFGYSKGETRYASDWSLHPALTLGFTWAAAENFFITGSMDTNFARFKGVLEDRGDGYTVRSMPTSFTIGAGLAF, from the coding sequence ATGCTGAGACGCTCTTCACTGCGCATCGCGCTCGCTTCGCTCGCTTTTGCCGCTGCACTCCCCGCGCATGCGGGCTTCTGGTCCTCTCTTATCGACACGACTCCCGCGGGCCTTGCAAGGAGCTCCGACGACCGCCCGGGCGACTGGGCATCCTTCTGGAGCGACACCCGGGCGGGCGCAGAAAAAATCATGAGCGACGGGAATTCCGTCTGGATTCTCCCCACCTACACGAACCACCCGAGATGGGACTGGCCTCAGCGTTCCGAAGAAAACGGCTGGCCGATGGGCATGGGGCTCGCGCGCGGCATCATCGACGAAAAGGGCAACGAACGCATGCTCTACCTCATCACCTTCGTCGATTCCAATTACCGTCCGGAACCCATGGCGGGCTATACGTGGGTTGCCCGCTGGCCGCTCGGCAATTCCGGATTCCACGTGGGCGCGGGGTACCTCGCCGGCCTCACGATGAGGGGAGACTACATGTGGGCGCCCGTGCCGCTCCCGCTTCCGCTTGCCAAGGTGGGAACCGACACGGTCTCGTTCTACGGCACCTGGATCCCCGTCACGAACGTCTTCTTTTTCTTCTCCACCATCACGCTCGACGACGCGAAGGGCCGCAAAATGCCGCTTTCGCCCGAAAGCCCGTGGGTGAAGACGCCGAATCTCCTCTACGGCAGCTGGGGGTGGCAGTACACCGACAACGGCGAGAAGTATTCGCCGAGCCGCGTGGCGAGCGACACGGTCTGGAATGCCGGCCTGAGACGCTATTCGGGCCGCAGCTGGCAGACGGACCTCAAGTATTCGCGCTCCTCGCATGAAGTCACCCGTGCCGACGGCCCGGGGAAAAACGACCTCCGGATTGAGTCCTACACCCTGACCCTTGCCTACAACATGGATTGGACGAAGACCTTCCGGCTCTTCGCGGGCGCGGGCTTCGGCTATTCGAAGGGCGAAACCCGCTACGCTTCGGACTGGAGCCTCCACCCGGCGCTCACGCTCGGCTTCACCTGGGCCGCGGCGGAAAACTTCTTCATCACGGGTTCGATGGATACGAATTTCGCGCGCTTCAAAGGCGTGCTGGAGGACCGGGGCGACGGCTACACCGTACGCTCGATGCCGACGAGCTTCACCATCGGCGCGGGTCTCGCGTTCTGA
- the mraZ gene encoding division/cell wall cluster transcriptional repressor MraZ: protein MFQGTSLVTLDSKGRLALPKRVRAELEAKGGEIVVARHPDGCLLLYPAEAWAPRREKLLSLPWSARGFVRLVLGSALELKPDAAGRILIPIDLRELVGLERECALVGLGEHLELWDRAALRANEEASLADGIDAAGFNF, encoded by the coding sequence GTGTTTCAGGGAACTTCGCTCGTTACGCTCGACAGCAAGGGAAGACTCGCGCTTCCTAAGCGCGTTCGGGCTGAGCTTGAAGCGAAGGGCGGCGAAATCGTCGTTGCCCGTCATCCCGACGGATGCCTTCTGCTTTATCCGGCTGAAGCCTGGGCGCCGCGGCGCGAGAAGCTTCTTTCGCTCCCCTGGAGCGCGAGAGGGTTCGTGCGCCTTGTGCTCGGGAGCGCGCTTGAGCTTAAGCCCGATGCCGCCGGCCGCATTCTCATTCCGATAGATCTGAGGGAGCTCGTCGGTCTGGAGCGCGAATGCGCGCTCGTGGGCCTCGGCGAACATCTCGAGCTCTGGGATCGGGCTGCGCTCAGGGCGAATGAGGAAGCGTCGCTTGCCGACGGCATTGATGCGGCCGGATTCAATTTCTAA
- the rsmH gene encoding 16S rRNA (cytosine(1402)-N(4))-methyltransferase RsmH, whose amino-acid sequence MSAFLHLPVLSQEAPEALVRSPDGLYVDGTFGRGGHSRLILKRLSEKGRLIAFDRDPQAVKAAAEIRDPRFQIIHAPFSSMKASLSAIGIDAVDGVFLDIGVSSPQIDDPERGFSFRFDGPLDMRMDTSSGETAAEWLMRAGMDEIARVIADYGEERFARRIAGAIVAQRKIAPLATTGALARLVEGAVPKNRRDSAQHPATRTFQAIRIQINHELDELREALDAAASLLRPEGRLAVISFHSLEDRIVKRFFDRARHPEHAIDPRLPVPAGFNDEPWFREVERILPSKREAEENPRARSSVLRCGTRTARSWEPEETR is encoded by the coding sequence ATGTCCGCCTTTCTCCATCTCCCCGTTCTCAGTCAGGAAGCCCCGGAAGCGCTCGTGCGCTCCCCCGACGGACTTTATGTGGACGGCACCTTCGGACGGGGCGGACACAGCCGGCTGATATTGAAGCGGCTCTCTGAAAAAGGGCGCCTAATCGCTTTCGACCGTGATCCGCAGGCGGTGAAGGCCGCGGCGGAAATCCGCGACCCGCGCTTTCAGATCATTCATGCCCCCTTTTCTTCCATGAAGGCGTCGCTTTCCGCCATCGGCATTGATGCGGTCGACGGGGTATTCCTCGACATCGGCGTTTCGTCGCCCCAGATTGACGATCCGGAGCGCGGCTTTTCCTTCCGCTTTGACGGACCGCTTGACATGAGAATGGACACCTCTTCGGGAGAAACCGCTGCGGAGTGGCTCATGCGCGCCGGGATGGATGAGATTGCACGGGTGATTGCCGACTACGGCGAAGAGCGCTTCGCGCGCCGCATTGCGGGCGCGATCGTCGCGCAGAGAAAAATTGCGCCCCTCGCTACAACGGGAGCGCTCGCGCGCCTTGTGGAAGGTGCGGTGCCCAAAAACCGCCGTGACAGCGCGCAGCATCCGGCCACGCGAACCTTTCAGGCAATACGCATTCAAATCAATCACGAGCTCGATGAGCTCCGGGAGGCGCTCGACGCCGCCGCCAGTCTTCTGCGCCCTGAAGGGCGGCTCGCCGTCATCAGCTTCCATTCGCTCGAAGACCGGATCGTGAAGCGCTTTTTTGACCGCGCCCGGCATCCCGAGCATGCGATTGATCCGCGGCTTCCCGTTCCTGCGGGCTTCAACGATGAACCCTGGTTCCGCGAGGTGGAGAGAATTCTCCCCTCGAAGCGCGAGGCAGAAGAGAACCCGCGTGCGCGCTCTTCGGTGCTTCGCTGCGGCACCCGTACGGCCCGTTCCTGGGAGCCGGAGGAGACGCGATGA
- a CDS encoding peptidoglycan D,D-transpeptidase FtsI family protein, translated as MKDLISAAAQSVWNFLKTVIQRDRAAREAQPQSAESPLIVIPIPRWRTYVLFLGITVAFFGLAGRAFWLQVVSNDFLQDEGEKRYARTLTIAGERGEILDRNGVVLAASQPVRSIWADPQLSQGVSREDIRRLAEVLGLDPAYVGGKLKAENTRFVTIERNCDVRTAEAVRKLGIPGVGIKPEVLREYPDGPVTAHVVGFTGRDDRGQEGIELASDRMLAGSPGARRVIRDARGRIIDDIWQKEAVPGRDITLSIDSRVQFLAYQALRAQVEKTGALAGAVVVADVDTGEVIALANVPTYDPNDRSTMLFEQMRNRVLTDQFEPGSTMKPFAIAKAIDLGLIDPTTTIQTAPGKLTINDRTIGDTHDYGLLTVAEIVAKSSNIGTAKIALEMAPQTLWDMYTALGFGQPPKIGFPGATAGRLRPAKSWRPIEQATISYGHGVSVSLMQLVRAYTAIARNGDVIDLTLYKRRPGETVTGERVFRPETVRLIRAMMMKTMSRGGTGSQIRVAGYSVAGKTGTANKVKNGKYTKDTVASFVGIVPAVNPRFIVAVMIDEPTKGSRYGGTVAGPVFREVAEGALRTQMVSPDEEPLPGGGGFLTRIRN; from the coding sequence GTGAAGGATCTCATTTCGGCAGCCGCTCAGTCCGTCTGGAATTTTCTGAAGACGGTCATTCAGCGCGACCGGGCTGCGCGCGAGGCTCAGCCTCAGAGCGCGGAGAGTCCGCTGATCGTCATTCCGATTCCCCGCTGGCGCACGTACGTGCTCTTTCTCGGCATCACGGTCGCCTTCTTTGGTCTTGCCGGGCGCGCTTTCTGGCTGCAGGTGGTTTCGAACGACTTTCTTCAGGACGAAGGCGAAAAGCGCTATGCGCGCACGCTCACGATTGCGGGCGAGCGCGGAGAGATTCTTGACCGCAACGGCGTCGTTCTTGCGGCGTCGCAGCCCGTGCGCAGCATCTGGGCGGATCCGCAGCTTTCGCAGGGCGTCTCCCGGGAGGACATCCGCCGGCTCGCGGAGGTGCTCGGGCTCGATCCCGCTTATGTGGGCGGAAAGCTCAAGGCCGAAAACACGCGCTTTGTGACGATTGAGCGCAATTGCGACGTGCGCACCGCTGAAGCCGTGAGAAAACTCGGCATTCCCGGGGTCGGCATCAAGCCCGAAGTGCTGCGCGAATATCCGGACGGCCCGGTGACGGCGCATGTGGTGGGCTTTACCGGCCGCGACGACCGCGGCCAGGAAGGCATCGAGCTCGCCAGCGACCGCATGCTCGCCGGGAGCCCCGGAGCGCGGCGCGTGATTCGGGATGCGCGGGGCCGCATCATCGACGACATCTGGCAGAAGGAGGCCGTGCCCGGCCGCGACATTACGCTTTCGATCGATTCGCGCGTGCAGTTCCTTGCCTATCAGGCGCTGCGCGCGCAGGTCGAGAAGACCGGAGCGCTTGCGGGCGCCGTGGTGGTTGCGGACGTGGATACGGGCGAGGTGATCGCGCTCGCGAATGTGCCGACCTACGACCCCAATGACCGCTCGACCATGCTCTTCGAGCAGATGCGCAACCGCGTTTTGACCGACCAGTTCGAACCGGGCTCGACCATGAAGCCTTTTGCGATCGCGAAGGCGATTGATCTCGGGCTCATCGATCCGACGACGACCATTCAGACTGCGCCGGGCAAACTCACCATCAACGACAGGACGATCGGCGACACGCACGATTACGGACTTCTGACGGTGGCGGAAATCGTCGCTAAGTCCTCCAACATCGGCACGGCCAAGATCGCGCTCGAAATGGCGCCGCAGACGCTCTGGGATATGTATACCGCGCTCGGCTTCGGTCAGCCTCCGAAGATCGGCTTCCCCGGAGCGACGGCCGGGCGTCTCCGGCCGGCCAAGTCCTGGCGCCCGATTGAGCAGGCAACGATCTCCTACGGACATGGCGTTTCGGTGTCCCTCATGCAGCTCGTGCGCGCCTATACGGCGATTGCGCGAAACGGCGACGTGATCGACCTCACGCTTTATAAGCGCCGCCCCGGCGAAACCGTGACGGGCGAGCGCGTTTTCCGGCCGGAAACCGTGCGTCTGATCCGCGCCATGATGATGAAGACCATGAGCCGCGGCGGCACGGGGTCGCAGATTCGCGTTGCCGGCTACTCGGTGGCCGGGAAGACCGGAACCGCCAATAAGGTCAAGAACGGCAAATACACGAAAGATACCGTGGCGAGCTTTGTGGGCATTGTGCCCGCAGTGAATCCGCGATTCATTGTCGCCGTGATGATCGACGAACCCACCAAGGGAAGCCGCTA